CGCAGGACTCAGATAATATTCTTAAAATCAGATGTACATCCCCGGGCAACAGAAGATCCCATCTCCCAATCACCGCGTTCTGTGCTAGGTTGATTCAACTCACCTTGCGGCGATCCCATCGGCAACGACGAACTCATCGGCGACACGTGGAGGTTTGCAGGGGCAGATGGCGTGCGTGGGCGGCAGCGGCGCATGGAGGCGAGGAGGGGCAGACCACGCGCGTGGGGCGGCGGCGTGGGTGGGTCGGCGGCACCTGGATGGCCGGGGCCGGGGTGGCGATGGAGGACCTCGGCTGCGGCGGccccacggcggcggcggctcctctaACAACTCGGCGGCGGCTTCTCTGGCACCTCGGCGCCGGCAAAGGGATCCTCCACGTAGCGAATAGATCGGCGATGGCAGCTGGGGCGTGGTTCCCATCGCTGTAGCGATTAGATTGAGGGCAGCCTCCTCCGGTTTTTTGCTCGTGGGAGGGGGCCTGGATCTCTTGTTCCTGCGAGGGGGCTCGCTCCCGCTTCGTCCGGTTTTTTCCGTTCGTTCTTCTTCCAATTTTTGGCAAAGGTTTTTTGGCACAGATGGGATGATGACGAAAAAAACGGTGGTTGGAGGATGACGAAAATAAACCAGCAAAAATAAACCGCGCGGACTATTcaccaactgctccattaggagtagagatacaCGAGGTGGTACTAATTGGAGGAACCACGCGGGTGCAACGAACGATCGCACCTGCTCCCTTCCCCGCCAAACTCCCTGGGCCACATCCAGGGCTAATGGCCTGTTCCTGAGAGCATAAAAAAAAAATGGGTAACAGAAACAAACGTGACTTTTTTTCATCCCTTCGTCTTGATCTTTCCCCGTACGGTTCGACCAGCAATAATCCCACATCATGAATTTACGCTCAATCTAACCAGTTCATATAGGTACAAACTAATGATTTCAACAAGGAACCAAACTATAAACCTCAAACAGAGGTCAGGAGGATGAGGCGTACACGAATCGACCAAAGAAAGGAACGGTGGCAAAAACAATGCCGCAAGGTCTCGTAAaaccagaggaggaggagggattTGGACGCGCGGGGTGCTGTGCGGAGGAGGCAGTCGTCGCGGCTTGAACACGAGCTCCTGGCGGCGGGTCACGGCGCCGGCGGGACTTGGGACTCCGGCGGTTGGCGAGCGGGTGAGTGAAGGCCGGGAACGGGCGGATCCCGCCCTGGAGAACCAGATCCGGTGGGTAGCGTGAGGCAGAGGCGTCCATGGCGGCGGGCTCCTGCTGAGAGaaaagtggggggggggggggggggggggggggcgtgctcATCTGCTTGGCTTCCCGGTGGCGGCGGTCACCTGCGGTGCGGAGGAAGGTGAGGGTTGAGGCCGGCGTGGGGGGCAGCGCTGGAGGGAGACGATGGGATCGATGGATAGCGGGAGTAGGTTGGGCCCGATGGTGTTGGGCTGCGCTGGCCGATGGGCTTCCCTCTCTTCCTTTTCAAttaaacagaaacttttgcgtaaGAAAAGAAATACAAGGCTAGAGAAGGG
This sequence is a window from Aegilops tauschii subsp. strangulata cultivar AL8/78 chromosome 7, Aet v6.0, whole genome shotgun sequence. Protein-coding genes within it:
- the LOC109755460 gene encoding uncharacterized protein, with the translated sequence MMWDYCWSNRTGKDQDEGMKKSHVCFCYPFFFYALRNRPLALDVAQGVWRGREQVRSFVAPAWFLQLVPPRVSLLLMEQLVNSPRGLFLLVYFRHPPTTVFFVIIPSVPKNLCQKLEEERTEKTGRSGSEPPRRNKRSRPPPTSKKPEEAALNLIATAMGTTPQLPSPIYSLRGGSLCRRRGAREAAAELLEEPPPPWGRRSRGPPSPPRPRPSRCRRPTHAAAPRAWSAPPRLHAPLPPTHAICPCKPPRVADEFVVADGIAARCYKRRLMKIILSNQQLIWYNKEAANELEKISLEMNKSGILMFHIYWFLVWQPMLVDVRAPNMEAASVRKIKGCIATVKTFSGRPTTRMSLLLSWHPTLADVT